Proteins encoded within one genomic window of Marasmius oreades isolate 03SP1 chromosome 6, whole genome shotgun sequence:
- the RPL33A gene encoding 60S ribosomal protein L33A, with product MGSTRLYCKGRIMGHKRAKRNTRPNTSLLQIEGVATKEDAQFYLGKRVAFVYKAKREIHGSKVRVIWGRVTRPHGSSGVVKSKFRSNLPPRAFGASVRVMLYPSTI from the exons ATGGGTTCTACAAG ATTGTACTGCAAAGGCCGTATCATGGGACACAAACGTGCCAAACGTAACACTCGTCCTAATACCTCACTCCTCCAAATCGAGGGTGTCGCAACCAAGGAGGATGCCCAGTTCTATCTCGGGAAA CGTGTTGCCTTTGTCTATAAAGCCAAGCGGGAGATTCATGGCTCGAAGGTGCGAGTGATCTGGGG GCGTGTCACCCGGCCACACGGCAGCTCTGGTGTCGTTAAATCAAAATTCCGTTCCAACCTTCCTCCTCGTGCATTTGGTGCCAGTGTCCGGGTG ATGCTTTACCCCTCGACGATTTAA
- a CDS encoding uncharacterized protein (MEROPS:MER0033184; CAZy:CE9): MSTVNGLVCFTNCLLPQEDGSLIEKDLWIDEGRGVILDAQRTFFLRKERPDTIIDLGGNILSPGLIDIQINGAYGFDFSVFEGDEQAYDDGLRRVAKSIVETGVTSLVPTIVTQERSLYPTLLRLLRPASHPNSATLLGWHAEGPFIEMAKRGAHTPSFLMSAQEGFKTFEDVYGAENLVEDEDWLMGDAVGVRMVTAAPEVTGVMEAIEILTKRGIAFSIGHSIATSDIATAAVTRGACLITHLFNAMPQLHHRDPSIIGLLGLSPHLASPFTPLATNSFFGSGPGSPKSLSRSSSRAGLRLKGAKSVTVSAASEAFDELETPPQSPMFASAKNNKQGGLSRVDAIPPLTLDPVDARKNDFERPFYEMIVDGIHSHPNSVRLAYSAFPEGCILITDAMKILDPKLHDGVHEWRDGKRFVKEGEKLYLEGTNTLAGSVITLDKCVRNFSRFTGASIGQALRCATFNPAKCLGIENKKGTLRPGADADLVVLDREGKVQSTWVKGKQVWKRI, from the exons ATGTCTACCGTCAACGGCCTAGTCTGCTTCACTAATTGTCTACTGCCGCAAGAGGATGGGTCACTGATCGAGAAGGATTTATGGATTGACGAGGGAAGGGGAGTGATATTAGATGCCCAG AGAACCTTCTTTCTCAGAAAAGAGAGACCGGATACGATCATTGATCTTGGTGGAAACATCCTGAG CCCTGGGCTTATCGACATACAAATTAACGGGGCTTATGGGTTTGACTTTTCAGTATTCGAAGGCGACGAACAAGCCTACGATGACGGCCTGAGGCGTGTGGCGAAGAGCATTGTCGAAACGGGTGTTACCTC ATTGGTACCAACCATAGTG ACTCAAGAACGTTCTTTGTATCCCACTCTTCTCCGGTTACTTCGTCCAGCCTCTCATCCCAATTCCGCTACGCTACTGGGATGGCACGCGGAAGGTCCATTCATTGAGATGGCCAAACGTGGCGCTCATACTCCGTCCTTCCTCATGAGTGCACAGGAGGGTTTTAAGACGTTCGAGGACGTTTATGGTGCAGAGAACCTCGTAGAGGACGAAGATTGGCTTATGGGTGATGCCGTTGGTGTACGGATGGTCACTGCGGCACCCGAGGTTACTGGTGTCATGGAAGCTATTGAGATTCTCACGAAGAGAGGAATTGCTTTCTCTATTGGGCATAG CATTGCCACTTCAGATATCGCCACTGCAGCAGTAACGCGTGGTGCCTGCTTGATTACGCACCTCTTCAATGCCATGCCACAGCTACACCACCGCGATCCTTCGATCATTGGCTTGCTAGGACTATCTCCACACTTGGCCTCTCCGTTCACTCCCTTAGCTACCAACAGCTTCTTCGGTTCTGGTCCTGGTTCGCCTAAATCGTTGAGCAGATCATCCAGTCGTGCTGGCCTAAGATTGAAAGGAGCCAAGTCCGTCACCGTATCTGCAGCCTCTGAAGCGTTCGATGAGCTCGAGACACCTCCCCAAAGCCCCATGTTTGCATCAGCTAAGAATAATAAGCAAGGGGGGTTGAGTCGGGTTGATGCTATTCCTCCTTTGACGCTAGATCCTGTTGACGCACGGAAGAACGACTTTGAGAGGCCATTCTATGAAATGATTGTGGATGGGATCCACTCTCATCCCAATTCCGTCAGG CTGGCTTATTCCGCATTCCCGGAGGGTTGCATCTTGATCACCGATG CCATGAAGATTTTGGATCCGAAACTGCACGACGGCGTTCATGAATGGAGAGATGGAAAGCGTTTTGTgaaagagggagagaaaCTGTATCTTGAGGGTACCAACACCCTTGCTGGAAG TGTTATCACTTTGGACAAGTGCGTGCGTAACTTTAGCCGCTTCACTGGTGCATCGATAGGTCAAGCTTTGAGATGCGCTACGTTCAATCCTGCGAA GTGCCTCGGAATAGAAAACAAGAAAGGGACGCTCCGTCCGGGAGCAGATGCTGATCTCGTTGTTCTTGACCGGGAGGGTAAGGTGCAAAGCACTTGGGTGAAAGGGAAACAAGTTTGGAAAAGGATCTAA